The Halobacterium sp. CBA1132 genome has a segment encoding these proteins:
- a CDS encoding protein-L-isoaspartate(D-aspartate) O-methyltransferase produces MTDDDPETEAVERDELADALAKRPNVTERVADAIRAVPRHEFVPADQRDAAYDDRPLPIGEGQTVSAPHVVAIIANELDLREGDRVLEIGTGCGYHAAVTAELVGAELVYSVEYVEDLAEQARENLERAGYGDVSVRHGDGHDGWPEHAPYDAAYLTCAAPEFPDAVVEQVRDGGRLVGPLGDASQRLVRAEKDEDGGLVESDEGPVRFVRMQGGNY; encoded by the coding sequence ATGACCGACGACGACCCCGAGACTGAGGCCGTCGAACGCGACGAACTCGCGGACGCGCTCGCCAAGCGGCCGAACGTCACCGAGCGCGTCGCCGACGCGATTCGCGCGGTGCCCCGCCACGAGTTCGTCCCCGCAGACCAGCGCGACGCGGCCTACGACGACCGCCCGCTCCCAATCGGGGAGGGACAGACCGTCAGCGCGCCACACGTGGTCGCCATCATCGCGAACGAACTCGACCTCCGCGAGGGCGACCGCGTGCTCGAAATCGGAACGGGGTGTGGCTACCACGCCGCCGTCACCGCCGAACTCGTCGGCGCCGAGCTCGTCTACTCCGTCGAGTACGTCGAAGACCTCGCGGAGCAGGCACGCGAGAACCTCGAGCGCGCGGGCTACGGCGACGTGTCGGTCCGCCACGGCGACGGCCACGACGGCTGGCCCGAGCACGCGCCCTACGACGCCGCGTATCTGACGTGTGCCGCGCCCGAGTTCCCGGATGCGGTCGTCGAGCAAGTGCGCGACGGCGGCCGGCTGGTCGGCCCGCTTGGAGACGCCAGCCAGCGCCTCGTCCGCGCCGAAAAGGACGAAGATGGCGGCCTCGTGGAGTCCGACGAGGGACCGGTGCGGTTCGTGCGGATGCAGGGCGGCAATTATTGA
- a CDS encoding AbrB/MazE/SpoVT family DNA-binding domain-containing protein, translating into MTKVDSKGRIVLPQELRERLGIAPGTEVEVREEDGKAVVEPEDDPAEVIGRMEQLVAEAASEREGTEPHTEGANPIARKHRDAVREGAENNHDE; encoded by the coding sequence ATGACGAAGGTAGATTCGAAAGGGCGAATCGTCCTCCCGCAGGAACTGCGGGAGCGGCTCGGTATCGCTCCCGGTACCGAAGTCGAAGTCCGCGAAGAGGACGGGAAGGCGGTCGTCGAACCCGAAGACGACCCGGCGGAAGTTATCGGCCGCATGGAACAACTCGTCGCGGAAGCGGCTTCGGAGCGAGAGGGGACAGAGCCACACACCGAGGGCGCCAACCCCATCGCTCGAAAGCACCGGGACGCTGTTCGCGAGGGCGCAGAGAACAACCACGATGAGTGA
- a CDS encoding protein-L-isoaspartate O-methyltransferase, whose protein sequence is MEFAAFRAEMVDSLAHDTKAAVQAKSTARAMREVPRHEFVDEGRRAYTDQSLEHRGTRVLAPSTVGRLVDALAPEDGDNVLVVGAGVGYTAAVLAEIVGAARVHAVDIDRQVVYDARSNLADAGYGDVLVDCRDGARGLAEYAPFDRVLVEAAAVDPPAALLDQLAAGGRLVYPEGTTDQRLVAIEERETVSVHGPVSFAPLLVDGEQTSAIERNRTVREDRERAAQEAQSQTGWEQDWIDWD, encoded by the coding sequence ATGGAGTTCGCGGCGTTCCGGGCGGAGATGGTCGACAGCCTCGCACACGACACGAAGGCTGCCGTCCAGGCGAAGTCGACCGCGCGAGCGATGCGCGAGGTGCCCCGTCACGAGTTCGTGGACGAGGGGCGGCGCGCGTACACCGACCAGTCGCTGGAGCACCGCGGCACGCGCGTGCTCGCGCCGTCGACCGTGGGGCGGCTGGTGGACGCGCTCGCGCCCGAGGACGGCGACAACGTGCTCGTTGTGGGTGCGGGTGTCGGGTACACGGCGGCCGTGCTCGCGGAGATCGTCGGCGCGGCGCGCGTCCACGCCGTCGACATCGACCGACAGGTCGTCTACGACGCGCGCTCGAACCTCGCGGACGCGGGCTACGGCGACGTGCTCGTGGACTGCCGGGACGGCGCGCGCGGGTTGGCGGAGTACGCGCCGTTCGACCGCGTGCTCGTGGAGGCGGCGGCCGTCGACCCGCCTGCGGCGCTGCTCGACCAGCTCGCCGCCGGGGGCCGGCTCGTCTATCCGGAGGGGACGACCGACCAGCGACTCGTCGCGATAGAGGAGCGAGAGACGGTCTCGGTCCACGGCCCCGTCTCGTTCGCACCGCTGCTCGTCGACGGCGAGCAGACGAGTGCCATCGAGCGCAATCGGACCGTTCGCGAAGACCGCGAGCGCGCCGCCCAGGAAGCCCAGTCCCAGACGGGCTGGGAACAGGACTGGATCGACTGGGACTAG
- a CDS encoding ATP-binding protein — MDVLGRDGVEEGGNRFHGRFGRYLAADRSLGARVSVDFAGPHAGVVVGKRGSGKSYTLGVLAEGLAETAGVSPVVVDPMGAFGGLAAAGVPVVEPRVRASALPPRAWCELLDLDPASPAGTLVWRAATESETLDAMRAWVADADAAAAARRAAANHLALADSWGCFAPDAPTAVDLLADGAVLDGTGLERAALQAVVAAVAAGLYRAAVDGVGKLPWLLVDEAHACASGAAAKAVDTLYTRGRAPGASVVLATQRPSALPETAISQSDLVVAHRLTSQRDVDALAATRPTYLSGSVGAKLPSRTGDALVVDDATETVCTVQVRERWTEHEGGSRVIDRREPTD, encoded by the coding sequence ATGGACGTGCTCGGACGCGACGGTGTGGAGGAGGGCGGGAATAGGTTTCACGGGCGCTTCGGCCGGTATCTCGCTGCGGACCGGAGCCTCGGCGCGCGCGTCAGCGTGGACTTCGCGGGACCGCACGCGGGTGTCGTCGTGGGCAAGCGCGGCAGCGGGAAGTCGTACACGCTCGGCGTGCTGGCGGAGGGACTGGCCGAGACGGCCGGCGTTTCGCCCGTAGTCGTCGACCCGATGGGCGCGTTCGGCGGGCTCGCAGCGGCCGGGGTGCCCGTCGTCGAGCCGCGCGTCCGGGCGAGCGCGCTGCCGCCGCGAGCGTGGTGCGAGCTGCTCGACCTCGACCCGGCGAGCCCCGCGGGGACGCTCGTCTGGCGGGCTGCGACAGAATCGGAGACGCTCGACGCGATGCGGGCGTGGGTCGCGGACGCGGACGCTGCGGCCGCGGCGCGGCGGGCGGCCGCGAACCACCTCGCACTCGCCGACTCGTGGGGGTGTTTCGCGCCCGACGCGCCGACCGCGGTGGACTTGCTCGCGGACGGCGCGGTGCTCGACGGAACGGGCTTGGAGAGGGCGGCGTTGCAGGCGGTCGTCGCGGCCGTCGCGGCGGGGCTGTATCGCGCGGCGGTCGATGGGGTTGGGAAGCTCCCGTGGCTACTCGTGGACGAAGCGCACGCGTGCGCGAGCGGCGCGGCCGCGAAGGCCGTGGATACGTTGTACACGCGCGGTCGTGCGCCCGGCGCGAGCGTCGTCCTCGCGACCCAGCGCCCGAGCGCGCTGCCGGAGACCGCGATTTCGCAGTCGGATTTAGTGGTCGCGCATCGGCTCACCTCGCAGCGGGACGTAGACGCGTTGGCGGCGACGCGACCGACGTACCTCTCGGGGTCGGTCGGTGCGAAGTTGCCGTCGCGGACTGGGGACGCGTTGGTGGTGGACGACGCGACCGAGACGGTGTGTACGGTTCAGGTGCGGGAACGCTGGACGGAGCACGAGGGTGGGAGTCGCGTCATCGACCGAAGGGAGCCGACGGACTGA